The proteins below are encoded in one region of Conger conger chromosome 17, fConCon1.1, whole genome shotgun sequence:
- the LOC133116452 gene encoding GPALPP motifs-containing protein 1-like, with protein sequence MSDDIIGPALPPSFRKSSNDDSDEEDTLVGPALPPGYSARDLSSSSEDSDKEEVVFKRGRPSAGREESRDGPTAKKLRTVEEKDNRDYAVEDDDGFFGPALPPGYEKKQSSPERCPVLGPALPPGFRRPAEDEDDDDDRDSEGFPGPALPPGYRAEASSSDDDIIGPLPSKGGVQNTVAMDFERRAQKMKKKLISGDDGPVEMARETWMTELPPELQHIGLGARTFKKRSGPENKDRSIWTDTPADRQRKAQERLEGKQGGEEEEKKKKKKEEELPRISQKDLQMAEKVSKYNDMKRSESLISMHSKKMKKRAEEKAEEKPAERRPFDRDNDLQVNRFDEAQKKSLLKKSQELNTRFSHSKERMFL encoded by the exons ATGTCAGACGACATCATCGGACCTGCCCTACCTCCAAGCTTCAGGAAAAGCAGCAATGACGATTCCGACGAAGAAGACACGC TTGTAGGTCCAGCGCTGCCGCCGGGTTATTCGGCGAGGGATCTGTCCAGTTCTTCGGAGGATAGTGATAAGGAAGAGGTGGTGTTCAAAAGAGGAAGACCCAGCGCGGGCAGAGAAGAGAGTAGAGATGGACCTACGGCAAA AAAATTGCGCACGGTTGAAGAAAAGGACAACAGGGACTATGCTGTGGAGGATGATGATGGTTTCTTTGGGCCTGCCCTTCCTCCAGGGTATGAGAAGAAGCAGAGCTCACCTGAAAG GTGTCCAGTGTTGggcccagccctgcccccagGGTTCCGGAGACCAGcagaagatgaagatgatgatgatgacagagACAGTGAAGGCTTCCCTGGACCAGCACTGCCTCCTGGCTACAGAGCAgag GCCTCCAGCAGTGATGATGACATCATAGGGCCCCTACCATCCAAAGGGGGTGTCCAGAACACCGTTGCCATGGATTTTGAACGGAGGGCACAGAAGATGAAAAAGAAACTCATCTCTGGTGAT GATGGCCCAGTAGAGATGGCTCGGGAGACCTGGATGACCGAACTGCCCCCTGAGCTCCAGCACATCGGCCTGGGCGCCCGAACCTTCAAGAAGAGGTCCGGCCCGGAAAACAAGGACCGCTCCATCTGGACCGACACTCCCGCAGACCGCCAGCGAAAGGCCCAG GAGCGTTTGGAGGGGAAGcagggtggagaggaggaggagaagaagaagaagaagaaggaggaggagcttcCGCGTATTTCCCAGAAAGACCTGCAGATGGCGGAGAAGGTGTCCAAGTACAAC GATATGAAGCGTAGCGAGTCGCTCATCAGCATGCACAGCAAGAAGATGAAGAAGCGGGCGGAGGAGAAGGCCGAGGAGAAGCCGGCGGAACGGCGGCCCTTCGACAGGGACAACGACCTGCAGGTCAACCGCTTCGACGAGGCGCAGAAGAAGTCTCTGCTCAAGAAGTCCCAAGAGCTCAACACGCGCTTCTCCCACAGCAAGGAGCGCATGTTCCTGTAG
- the nufip1 gene encoding nuclear fragile X mental retardation-interacting protein 1 has product MHNSGHFPPPVFNCPPPGQMIRPPVFNWRPPPPGTFCPENANWWAPPPGPWGFNSGGNEYNAPGQQGAGFHPRRQHPNFGQRGGFDNGPNRNARGKQKKKKEPVFSHFCDTCDRGFKNQQKYDEHVAQHVKCSLKDCTFTAHEKLVAIHWKNNHAPGAKRIKLDTPDEITKWREERRKNYPTLSNVVRKTKKMEEREERGEVLQTAQFGKMRRGHMGAGRGRGGRNIQGSKRLRTGAEDEERSGAEKQTGKERDPLGALAESDSDSDKDATPDSTKEGLTVAPRHMTSGLGSLLTSYGSASDSDSEPVALPILKTSKALEENQAILNSMSASTQRKDSQQGAIPHPDSRGGPQQAGHQSARPRAAPCRPGRGRNVSAHRRTTLLEMLLAPEIRHERNVVLQCVRYCVRNSFFGLDSKPRESRGTEGGGGGTVNIAEDRASLEDKLSVAVVYPPVQDAPNRGAAFQCGERGHDGGSETVIGGTEIENTVIGSDPHPTGNSGNLGEAQNFPGEDKVIPHCPPEEVCKPVRNIQNEEADSPGESSVCDVVTAREGADDVDMLTVGETPAPDPSRPGAPEEEEPRSGSEVAGDP; this is encoded by the exons ATGCACAATTCTGGACATTTTCCGCCGCCAGTGTTTAACTGTCCGCCTCCAGGGCAGATGATAAGACCCCCTGTATTTAACTGGCGGCCTCCACCTCCTGGCACGTTTTGTCCCGAGAACGCGAATTGGTGGGCTCCGCCACCTGGTCCATGGGGCTTTAACAGTGGAGGGAATGAATACAACGCACCCGGGCAACAGGGAGCTGGATTTCATCCTCGCC GACAGCACCCCAATTTCGGTCAGCGTGGAGGCTTCGACAATGGACCGAACAGGAACGCTCGTGGTAAACAG aaaaagaaaaaggagccAGTGTTTTCTCATTTCTGTGATACTTGCGACAGAGGCTTTAAAAACCAACAGAAGTATGACGAACATGTGGCACAACACGTCAAG TGTTCTCTGAAAGACTGTACTTTCACAGCTCATGAGAAGCTGGTCGCTATTCATTGGAAAAAT AACCATGCACCTGGAGCAAAGAGAATCAAACTGGACACTCCTGACGAaatcacaaaatggagggaggaACGGCGAAA GAACTACCCCACCCTGTCCAACGTGGTGAGGAAGACGAAGAAGAtggaggagcgtgaggagaggggggaggtgcTTCAGACCGCCCAGtttgg GAAGATGAGAAGAGGTCACATGGGTGCTGGCCGGGGTCGCGGGGGCAGGAACATCCAGGGCAGTAAGAGGCTGAGGACAGGAGCAGAGGAtgaggagaggagcggggcgGAGAAACAgacagggaaggagagagacccCCTAGGTGCACTTGCTGAGAGCGACTCAG ACTCGGACAAGGACGCCACTCCAGACAGCACAAAGGAAGGCCTAACCGTGGCCCCAAGACACATGACCTCCGGGCTGGGCTCCCTATTGACCAGCTATGGCTCCGCCTCCGACAGCGACAGCGAGCCAGTTG CATTGCCCATCCTGAAGACCAGTAAGGCTTTAGAAGAGAACCAGGCCATACTGAACTCGATGTCTGCCAGTACTCAGAGAAAAGATTCTCAGCAGGGCGCAATACCACATCCTGACAGCAGGGGGGGCCCTCAGCAGGCTGGCCACCAGTCTGCACGGCCCCGCGCTGCCCCATGTAGGCCGGGTAGGGGAAGAAACGTCTCGGCGCATCGCAGGACCACCCTGCTGGAGATG TTGCTGGCTCCGGAGATCCGTCATGAGCGGAACGTCGTGTTGCAGTGCGTCCGCTACTGTGTGCGGAACTCTTTCTTCGGGCTGGACAGCAAACCGCGGGAGAGCAGGGGGACTGAAGGCGGAGGTGGCGGAACCGTTAACATTGCAGAAGATCGCGCATCACTTGAAGATAAACTTTCCGTTGCTGTGGTATACCCTCCGGTCCAAGATGCTCCGAATCGCGGAGCAGCCTTCCAGTGTGGTGAGCGGGGCCACGATGGCGGGTCTGAAACTGTGATTGGCGGTACGGAGATTGAGAACACTGTGATTGGTTCAGACCCCCATCCTACAGGCAACAGCGGTAATCTGGGAGAAGCCCAGAACTTTCCAGGAGAGGACAAGGTTATTCCGCACTGCCCCCCAGAAGAGGTCTGCAAACCGGTGAGAAACATCCAGAATGAGGAGGCAGACTCTCCAGGAGAGAGCAGTGTTTGTGATGTAGTCACTGCCAGAGAGGGCGCTGATGATGTAGATATGCTCACTGTAGGGGAGACTCCCGCTCCAGACCCCAGCCGGCCCGGAGCACCTGAAGAAGAGGAGCCGAGGTCTGGGTCGGAGGTTGCTGGAGACCCCTGA